Proteins encoded by one window of Herpetosiphonaceae bacterium:
- a CDS encoding condensation domain-containing protein — translation TPIQHHFLAQALPNPHHFNQAMLLDAGEPLDPSALEAALQAVLRHHDALRLRLEATTTGWRQYQAAPDETPLLTTIDLRAVPLAEQPQALAEAASAVQRSLHLAHGPLLRAALVQRGHAQPDRLLLVGHHLAVDAVSWSVLLADLETAYRQLAQAQPLALPPKTTAFQQWAARLVAYATSPTLLAELPSWLRVVQRALPPLPVDFPGGANTFASTRNLMIQLEAAQTASLLHEVPQAYQTQIIDVLLTALAQTLTRWSGNAVRVALEGHGREDLFAEVDLARTVGWFTALYPVLLETDGRAGLGEQLKAIKEQLRQIPQRGIGYGLLRYLNQSQETAPLRDHAPVEVNFNYLGQIDQGVPQKGLFTPVREPIGPEQDPEGQRAHLIEITCFISGGQLLVGWTFSTAIHEQATIERLTQDYMASLRALIAHCLSPDSGGFTPSDFAEYQWDQTDLDDITAAISKSLGVA, via the coding sequence ATGCGCTGCGGCTGCGGCTGGAGGCAACGACGACCGGCTGGCGGCAATATCAGGCCGCGCCGGACGAAACCCCGCTGCTGACCACCATCGACCTGCGCGCCGTGCCGCTGGCCGAGCAGCCCCAGGCGCTCGCGGAGGCCGCCAGTGCTGTCCAGCGGTCGCTGCACCTCGCCCACGGCCCGCTGCTGCGCGCCGCGCTCGTCCAGCGCGGCCACGCGCAGCCCGACCGGCTGCTGCTGGTGGGGCATCACCTGGCGGTGGATGCCGTCTCGTGGTCGGTGCTGCTCGCCGACCTCGAAACCGCCTATCGCCAGCTCGCGCAGGCGCAGCCGCTCGCGCTGCCGCCCAAGACCACCGCGTTCCAGCAATGGGCCGCACGGCTGGTGGCGTATGCCACGTCGCCGACGCTGCTGGCCGAGTTGCCCTCCTGGCTGCGCGTCGTTCAGCGCGCGCTCCCGCCGCTGCCCGTCGATTTCCCCGGCGGCGCGAACACGTTTGCCTCAACGCGCAACCTGATGATCCAGCTTGAGGCAGCGCAGACAGCATCACTGCTGCACGAGGTGCCGCAGGCGTACCAGACGCAGATCATCGACGTGCTGCTGACGGCGCTGGCCCAAACGCTCACGCGCTGGAGTGGCAATGCGGTGCGGGTCGCGCTGGAAGGCCACGGGCGCGAAGACCTCTTCGCCGAGGTCGACCTCGCGCGCACGGTGGGCTGGTTTACCGCGCTCTATCCAGTACTGCTGGAAACCGACGGGCGGGCCGGGCTGGGCGAGCAGCTCAAGGCGATCAAGGAGCAGTTGCGCCAGATCCCGCAGCGCGGCATCGGCTACGGCCTCCTGCGCTATCTCAACCAGAGTCAGGAAACCGCGCCGCTCCGCGATCACGCGCCGGTAGAGGTCAACTTCAACTACCTGGGCCAGATCGATCAGGGCGTGCCGCAAAAAGGACTCTTTACGCCTGTTCGGGAGCCGATCGGCCCTGAGCAAGATCCTGAGGGCCAGCGCGCCCATCTGATCGAGATCACCTGTTTTATCAGCGGCGGTCAACTGTTGGTTGGCTGGACGTTTAGCACGGCAATCCATGAGCAAGCCACGATTGAGCGGCTCACTCAGGACTATATGGCATCACTACGCGCGCTCATTGCGCACTGTCTCTCACCCGACTCCGGCGGGTTCACGCCTTCGGACTTTGCAGAATATCAGTGGGATCAGACCGATCTCGACGATATTACCGCAGCCATCTCGAAATCTTTGGGAGTTGCCTAA